One stretch of Arachis duranensis cultivar V14167 chromosome 1, aradu.V14167.gnm2.J7QH, whole genome shotgun sequence DNA includes these proteins:
- the LOC107461638 gene encoding uncharacterized protein LOC107461638, whose amino-acid sequence MNVKIERVVLNQTSRIRRHSGLTSFNSGRRTMPSKWDDAERWICSPVSGYGSSSNNNRNSYSRSQLQRRPKSKSGPIMPPGTSSSSYYSNYSPTIPLRQGLLVRNLMVGSPFTTGVLAPDALSLHHFDAHDNDFGPRFDIGNVMQQYSAGSVLNDNNGVLAPMWNQLLCDPSSPNSQDENPKNEETPTMSPFSRRDQGTQMSPPESEDDANSSPISAMDQKHGNSGKLEVRDVEVDSEATVIRWPKGHATKLNSFQESNTEIQTSCLDIPESTMDITKIQKEEAKIVAWESQQKAKAEAAIRKLEMKLENKRSSSMDKILNKLRRAQMKAEKMRSSKAMPQKQEQGQQGKQNSKPLKVFSLPKYVQLWSPSRCFSTYDD is encoded by the exons atgaatgttaaaatagAGAGAGTAGTGTTGAATCAAACAAGCAGAATCAGAAGGCATTCTGGTTTGACATCATTCAACAGTGGAAGAAGAACAATGCCTTCTAAATGGGATGATGCTGAGAGATGGATTTGTAGCCCAGTTTCAGGCTATGgtagcagcagcaacaacaacagaaACTCATATTCACGATCACAACTTCAAAGGCGTCCAAAATCAAAGAGTGGTCCAATTATGCCTCCAggaacatcatcatcatcctacTACTCGAACTATTCACCTACAATTCCACTGCGCCAAGGCTTGCTTGTGAGGAACTTGATGGTTGGTTCACCTTTCACAACAGGAGTCTTGGCACCAGATGCTCTCtctcttcatcattttgatgcaCATGACAATGATTTTGGTCCCCGTTTCGACATCGGCAATGTTATGCAACAATATTCTGCTGGTTCTGTGCTCAATGACAATAATGGTGTTCTGGCTCCGATGTGGAATCAATTGTTATGTGACCCATCTTCGCCTAATTCTCAAG ATGAGAACCCTAAGAATGAGGAGACCCCCACAATGTCACCTTTCTCAAGACGTGATCAGGGTACCCAGATGAGCCCTCCGGAGAGCGAGGACGATGCGAATTCATCGCCGATATCAGCCATGGATCAGAAACATGGAAATTCTGGTAAGTTAGAGGTTAGAGATGTTGAGGTTGATAGTGAGGCCACTGTTATTAGGTGGCCTAAAGGTCATGCAACAAAGCTCAACTCCTTTCAAGAAAGTAATACTGAAATCCAAACTTCATGTTTGGATATTCCAGAGTCCACCATGGACATAACCAA GATTCAGAAAGAGGAAGCCAAAATCGTTGCATGGGAAAGCCAGCAGAAGGCAAAGGCTGAAGCAGCAATACGCAAACTCGAG ATGAAACTGGAAAATAAGAGATCATCATCAATGGATAAGATTCTAAACAAGCTGAGAAGGGCGCAGATGAAAGCTGAAAAGATGAGAAGCTCAAAGGCAATGCCTCAAAAACAAGAACAAGGACAACAGGGGAAGCAGAATTCCAAGCCTCTCAAGGTTTTTTCATTACCAAAATATGTTCAGTTATGGTCTCCAAGCAGATGCTTTAGCACTTATGATGACTGA